One genomic segment of Suncus etruscus isolate mSunEtr1 chromosome 15, mSunEtr1.pri.cur, whole genome shotgun sequence includes these proteins:
- the LOC126030224 gene encoding olfactory receptor 1361-like: MVSEGENFTQVTEFLLMGLSSDLREQQVLFLLFLSMYLVTVLGNLLIVLAIVTDARLHTPMYFFLANLAFVDICFTTTTIPKMLVNHVTGHKEILYASCLTQTFFFVWFAGIDCYLLLAMAYDRYEAICHPLHYATSVTPQLCSLLVGASWTPSFVNALTHVIFLSRLSFCTHNQVPNFFCELSTLLNLACSDTFANNMTMNTVSAFTAIFPFMGILVSYILIFVAVLRIPSRTGKQKAFSTCGSHLSVVTLFYGTIIGVYFSPMSSHTVQKDTVAALMYTVVTPMMNPFIYSLRNKDMKGALRALISRKPHFIP, encoded by the coding sequence ATGGTCTCCGAAGGGGAAAACTTCACCCAGGTCACTGAGTTCCTCCTGATGGGTCTGTCCAGCGACCTCAGGGAGCAGCAGgtgctctttctcctcttcctgagCATGTACCTGGTCACGGTGCTGGGGAACCTGCTCATCGTCCTGGCCATCGTCACCGACGCCCGGCTCcacacccccatgtacttcttcctggcCAACCTGGCCTTCGTGGACATCtgcttcaccaccaccaccatccccaagATGCTGGTGAACCACGTCACGGGACACAAGGAAATCCTTTATGCCAGTTGCCTGACCCAGACATTCTTCTTTGTCTGGTTTGCTGGAATTGACTGTTACCTGTTGCTGGCTATGGCCTACGACCGCTACGAGGCCATCTGCCACCCCCTACATTATGCCACGTCTGTAACTCCACAGCTCTGCAGCCTCCTGGTGGGGGCATCCTGGACCCCCTCCTTCGTGAATGCCCTGACACATGTTATATTCTTGAGCCGCCTCTCCTTCTGCACCCACAACCAGGTCCCCAATTTCTTCTGCGAACTCAGCACTCTGCTGAATCTCGCCTGCTCAGACACCTTTGCCAACAATATGACCATGAACACCGTGAGTGCCTTCACTGCTATCTTCCCCTTCATGGGCATCCTGGTCTCCTACATACTCATCTTTGTGGCCGTGCTGAGGATCCCGTCACGGACAGGCAAGCAGAAGGCCTTCTCCACCTGCGGCTCCCACCTCTCCGTGGTCACCCTCTTCTATGGGACAATCATCGGGGTGTATTTCAGCCCCATGTCCTCCCATACTGTGCAGAAGGACACTGTGGCTGCCTTGATGTACACGGTGGTGACCCCCATGATGAACCCTTTCATCTACAGCCTCCGGAATAAGGATATGAAGGGTGCTTTGAGGGCCCTGATAAGTAGAAAACCTCATTTTATTCCATGA
- the LOC126030225 gene encoding olfactory receptor 1361-like, which yields MISEGENLTQVSEFLLMGLSSDPREQQVLFIFFLSTYLVTVLGNLLIVLAIITDTRLHTPMYFFLANLAFVDICFTTTTVPKMLVNHVTGRKGIPYACCLTQTFFFILFASLDCYLLLVMAYDRYEAICHPLHYTTSVTPQLCSLLVGASWAASFGNSLVHVILLNRLSFCTHNQLRNFFCELSTLLNIACSDTFLNNVVVNSEGTLTVVFPFLGILVSYVLIFAAVLRIPSRTGKQKAFSTCGSHLSVVSLFYGTLIGVYFSPTSSYTAKDTVAAVMYTVVTPMMNPFIYSLRNKDMKGAFRALITRSELHCVNEYKGFSLARCFSKTYFTNLLRISTVTYRWSLPMTTTKSSALPILCHISDTTALQPPDQFPNFFCKISLMLHLSCSDTCLSNMALNSMTALTVILPFMSNLFSYIFTAMLSIPSQTGKQKDSSTCGAHFSMVTLKYTLIGVYFNPTSSHMAKTDTVAAMM from the exons ATGATCTCGGAAGGGGAAAACCTGACTCAGGTCTCCGAATTCCTCCTCATGGGTCTGTCCAGTGATCCCAGGGAACAGCAAgtgctcttcattttcttcctgagCACATACCTGGTCACGGTACTGGGGAACCTGCTCATTGTCCTGGCCATCATCACCGACACCCGGCTCcacacccccatgtacttcttcctggcCAACCTGGCTTTCGTGGACATCTGCTTCACCACCACCACCGTCCCCAAGATGCTGGTGAACCATGTCACAGGGCGCAAGGGGATTCCTTACGCTTGCTGCCTGACCCAgacctttttctttattctgtttgCAAGTCTCGACTGTTACCTGTTGCTGGtcatggcctatgaccgctaCGAGGCCATCTGCCACCCCCTGCACTACACCACGTCTGTGACTCCACAACTCTGCAGCCTCCTGGTGGGGGCATCCTGGGCTGCATCCTTCGGGAATTCACTGGTACACGTCATACTATTGAACCGCCTTTCCTTCTGCACCCACAACCAGCTGCGAAACTTCTTCTGTGAGCTCAGCACTCTTTTGAATATCGCCTGCTCTGACACCTTCCTCAACAATGTCGTGGTGAACTCCGAGGGGACTTTGACAGTTGTATTTCCCTTCTTGGGCATCTTAGTCTCATATGTGCTCATCTTCGCAGCCGTACTGAGGATCCCATCACGAACAGGCAAGCAGAAGGCTTTCTCCACCTGTGGCTCCCACCTCTCTGTGGTGTCCCTGTTCTACGGAACCCTCATAGGAGTATATTTCAGCCCTACATCATCTTATACAGCCAAGGACACGGTGGCCGCGGTTATGTACACTGTGGTGACCCCCATGATGAATCCCTTCATCTACAGCCTCCGGAACAAGGACATGAAGGGAGCATTCAGGGCACTGATCACTAGAAG TGAATTGCATTGCGTCAATGAGTACAAAGGATTTTCCTTAGCCCGGTGCTTCTCCAAGACCTACTTCACTAACCTTTTGAGAATCTCAACTGTCACCTATCGCTGGTCATTGCCTATGACCACTACGAAGTCATCTGCACTACCTATTCTCTGCCACATCAGTGACACCACAGCTTTGCAGCCTCCTG ACCAGTTCCCCAATTTCTTCTGCAAAATCAGCCTGATGCTGCACCTGTCCTGCTCTGACACTTGCCTCAGCAACATGGCATTGAATTCCATGACTGCCTTGACAGTCATACTCCCCTTCATGAGCAACCTGTTCTCCTACATCTTCACAGCCATGCTGAGTATCCCATCGCAGACAGGCAAACAGAAGGATTCCTCCACCTGCGGCGCTCACTTCTCTATGGTGACCCTGAAATACACCCTCATCGGGGTGTATTTCAACCCTACATCCTCCCACATGGCCAAAACAGACACAGTGGCCGCCATGATGTAA